Within Conexibacter woesei DSM 14684, the genomic segment ATCGCGATCTCGGCGCCGAGCTCGGCCGCGATCGGGATCGCCGGCCTCGCGATCCTCGCGGGTGCGATGCTGCTCCTGCTCAGTCCGCTGCTGCAGGGGCTCACCGACTGCCTCGATCGAATGCTGCGCAACTTCCGCGGCGTGGTGCCGTTCCTCGCCATCTCGGACCTTCGCGACCCCTCGACCCATGTGCGCTCGCTCGCGGTGCTCGCGACCGGCGCCATCGCGGTGTTCGGAAGCGTCGCTCTCCAGGGAGCCCACGCCGACCTGCTGCGCGGGCTCGATCGCACGTCCACCGAGATGACCCGCACAGGCGACGTCTGGATCGTGGCCAGGGGAAGAGCGAACCTGCTCGTCACCGTTCCGTTCAGACCACCTGCCATCGGGCCGGTCGAGGGAATCGACAGGATCGAGGAATATCGCGGTGGATTCCTCGACCTCGGCAATCGGCGTGTCTGGGTCGTCGGAACGCCCGCTGCCTCGCGCAGCCCGATAGGACCCGAGCAGATCCTGCGCGGAGATCTCGATCTGGCGACGCGTCGCATCCGTGCGGGCGGCTGGGCGGTCGTGTCCGAGAGCATCGCCCGCGACCGCGGAGTCGAGGTCGGCGACCCGATCACCCTGCCGTCGTCGGTTCCGACAACGTTGCGTGTCGCCGCCCTCTCGACGAACATGGGCTGGCCGCCCGGCGCGATCGTGATCAACGCCGACGACTACGCACGTGCGTGGGGTGATCGCGACGTCAGCGCGCTCCACGCGATGTTGGCGCCGGGCACCAGCTCCGCAGCAGGCGAACGCGCGCTGCAAAAGGCGCTCGGCCCCGAGTCGAGCTTGGTCACCGTGACGGCCGCCGACCGCGAGCGAGCGCTCAACTCGTCGAGCCGTCAAGGGCTCACCCGGCTCTCCCAGATCGCTGCACTCGTGCTCGTGTCCGCCGTCATCGCGATGGCCGCTGCGATGGCCGGCATGATCTGGCAGCGTCGCCGGTTCCTCGCCGCGATGAAGGTCGAGGGGTACGGAGCATCAGAGCTGTGGGGCTCCCTCGTGCTCGAAGCGGCAATCCTGATCGGCGCCGGCTGCGTCGTCGGCGCGATCTTCGGGTTGATCGGACAGCGTCTGTTGAGTCGCGCGCTGACCAGCGTCACAGGCTTTCCCGTCACGTACTCGACGGCCGCGGGTGCTGCGCTCGTCAGCTGCCTTGCGGTCACTGGAGCCGCGCTTGCCATCGTCGCGTACTTCGGCCACCGCGCGTCGCGTGTCGCACCGGAGAGTGGTCTCGCGGAATGAGGCGCACGGCCTGGGCTGCGCAGATACGCTGCCGCGCTGAGGGGGATGCTCACCGAGGTCAAGGCCAACGCGATTCCGCTCACGCGGAGGCAGCTGCTGATGCTCTTCTCCGCCGTCGCTCGCGAGCTCGGTGGAGGTCTTCGCGCCGTGTCGCGCGAAGTCCAGCGCTGGCGGACTCGCGCCGACGCGATCCCGGACGCTGCGCTCCGGTCCGCCGCCCTCGACGCGCTTGACCACAAACGCGGCCACACCGACGGGGCGGCGCTGTTCTGGACGCTGCCTGTCCAACGGCACCCCAGGCTCCTGCAACTGCTCGTCGCCTACGAGCTGATCTGGGACTTTCTCGACAATCTCAGCGAGCAGCGAGCCACGGTCGACCCGACCGACGACCGTCAGCTGTTCCTCGCGATCGCGGACGCGCTCGACCCGGCTCGACCGATCTCCGACTACTACCTGCACCACCCGTCGCGGGACGACGGCGGCTACCTCGTTGCGCTCGTCAACGCCTGCCGCGAGCACTGCCGCGCACTGCCGGCGTTCGAGACCGTCCGACCGCTGCTGGCGAAGGAGGGCATGCGAGCGTCGGTGCTCGGGATCAACCACGACCCCGATCCCGAGCGTCGCGACGCCGCACTGCGCGCCTGGGTTGCGCGTGAGTTCCCCGGCGAGCACGAGCTGTGCTGGTACGAGCTGACGGCGGCCGCGAGCACGTCCCTGATGACGCATGCGCTGCTGGCGCTGGCTGCGGAGCCCGGGATCACGACGGAGGATGCGGAAGCGACCTACGCCGCGTACTTCCCTTGGCTGGGCCTCGCGGGGACGATGCTCGACAGCTACGTCGACGAAGCCGACGATCTCCAGGCGGGCGCGCACAGCTACATCGCCCACTACCCTGACCGCGAGCTCGCAACGTCGCGGCTCTGCGAGAGCATCGACCGATCGGCTCGCGACGTGCTTGCGCTGCCGCACGGAGAGCGCCATGCCGTCCTGCTCAGCTGCATGATCGCGCTCTACCTCAGCAAGGACAGCGCTCGGGTGACTGCGCTGCAGCCGACGACACGGCAGATCGCACGGGCCGGCGGGTCGCTCCCGAAGCTGCTGCTGCCGGTCCTGCGGATCTGGCGCCTCTGCAACTCGCAGAGCTCGGCCACCTGACGGCTGCGCGACCTCGGCCGAACGCGTCCTGATCTCTGAGCGCTCAGCGCTAGGCCCTGGTCCGACACGGTCAATGCGCCATAACGTAGACATCGACCACGGCCTCTCCCCCCGAGGCCTGTCGCGACAGCCCGGCAGCGGGCTGCATCTCACGCCCCATGAGATGCCGCCCGCTGCCGCACCTGTCGTCCAACTCGATGTCGCCGCGTCCTCTCCGCCCGCACCTCCTCCGATCACTGCGGCGGCGTGACGCGATGGTCGGAGCGACCGTCGTCCACGCCGTCGCCAGGGAGCTCGGCGTCGCCGAGTCCCCGACCAGCCGGCTGCTCGTCGTCCGCGCCGAGGCCGGCTGCCGCTGGGAGCTGCTGGTCGTCGAGCACGGCGCGCCACGGCTGTGCGTCCTCGCGACCGTCCGCCGGTCGCCGTGGCCGCCGTGGCGACGCACACGGCTGTCGTACCGGCTCACGCCCCTGACGCCGCTCCGCGCCGCGACCTTCTAGCGTGGTGGGCATGAGAGTCGCCACCCACTCCGGTTCCTTCCACGCCGACGACGTCTTCGCGATCGCGGCGCTGTCGCTGCTCGACGACGCCGCGCCGCTCGAGGTCGTCCGCACGCGCGATCCGCAGCTGCTCGCGGCCGCCGACGTGCGCGTCGACGTCGGTCAGCGGGACGATCCCGCCGGCGGCGACTTCGACCACCACCAGCGCGGCGGCGCCGGCGAGCGGCCGAACGGGATCCGCTACGCGTCGTTCGGGCTCGTCTGGCGCGAGCACGGCGCGCGCATCTGCGGCGGCGACGAGATCGCCGAGCGGATCGACCAGGTACTCGTGCAGGGCGTCGACGCGAACGACACCGGCCAGACGATCTCCCGGTCGCTGGTCGACGGGGTCGCCCCGTTCACCGTCTCGCACGCGATCGCGGCGCTGAACCCGAACTGGGACGACGCGCCGACTGCCGCGGACAAGCGGCAGGCGTTCGACGCGGCCGTCGAGCTGGCGGCCGGGATCCTGCGCCGCGAGATCGCCGCCGCGACCTCCCAGGCGCGCGCCGCGGCGCTCGTGCGCAGCGCGATCGCGCGCGCGGAGGATCCGCGCCTGATCGAGCTGGACCGCGGGATGCCGTGGCACCGCGAGCTGATCCCCGGCGCGCCGGACGCGCTGTTCGTCCTCTACCCGCGCGAGGACGACTGGGGGCTGCAGGCGGTCCCGCGGCAGCTCGGCGAGTTCGCCAACCGCAAGGACCTGCCGGAGTCGTGGGCCGGCCTGTCCGACGCGGAGCTGGCCGCGGCCACGGGCGTCGCCGACGCGCGTTTCTGCCACATCGGCCGCTTCATCGCGGTCGCCGGCAGCCGCGAGGGTGCGCTCGCGCTCGCACGGCAGGCGCTCGACGCACCCGGGACGAACGTCTGAGGCACGTGCGCCGATCGGGAGATGTCCCCGACGCAGCGTGCAGTCACCGTTCCTAGGCTTCGCTCCCTCAGCTCCCACCAGGAGGACATCTATGAATCGTTCGCGGATCGCCCGCGTGGCGGCCGTCACGCTCGCGCTGGCGCCGTTCGGCGCTGGCACGGCGGTCGCCGCCAGAAGACCGCAGGGCCCCCCGCCGCCACCGAAGGCGGCGAACGGGGCGAAGGTCGTCACGCTGGCGCAGGGCGTCCCGACCCCCACCCAGTTCGCCTTCGGCAGGGGTGCGACGTTCGTCGCCGCCGCCGGCGCCGAGGACGGCTCCGCGCCCGGCGGGGTCTACCTGCTCAGAGGCGGCAGAGCGACCCCGATCAAGGGCATGCCGAGAATGGCGTTCGGTGCCGCCTGGAGCAAGGGCACGCTCTACGTCTCGTCCGGTCCGAGCATCGTCGCGGCGAGCGGGTGGAACGGGAAGAAGTTCGCATCGACGAAGACGGTCTTCACCGGCCCGAAGGGCTTCCCCGGCTTCAACGGGATCGCGATCGGCCCCGACGGGCTGATCTACGCCGGCGTCACGATGACTGAGAGAGGCGATTCGAGAAAGGTCGACGCGCCCTACGCGCAGTCGATCGTCGCGCTGACGACCGCCGGCAAGGACCTCCAGTCGTACGCGACCGGCCTGCGCCAGCCGTGGATGCTGACGTTCGCCCCCGGCCAGTCGGCGCCGCTCGCGACCGCGCTCGGGCAGGAGAACCTCGGCAGAAGACAGCCGCCGGACTACGTCATCAAGGCCGAGCAGGGCCAGGACTACGGCTTCCCGTCGTGCAACTGGTCCAAGCCCGACGCGTGCGCCGGCTTCGCCGAGCCGCTGTCGCTCCTGCCGGCCCATAGCTCCCCGATGGGGATCGGCGTGATCGGCGCGAAGATCTATCTCGCGCTCTTCACCGGCACCGGCAGAGGCCCGCAGGTCGTCTCCGTCCCGCTCGCAGGCGGCAGCAAGACGACGCCGCTGCTGAACGGCTTCGCAGCGCCCGTCGTCGCGCTCGGGACGCACGGCGGCAACGTCTACGCCGGCGACGTCACCGGCGCGATCTACCGCGTCAAGGGCTGACGCGAACCGTCTCGCTCGCGCGCCGCGGTCCCGTCAGGGTCGCGGCGCGCAGCTGGACGCGCGTCAGTCGAGCTCGACGCCGGCCGCGTGCAGCGGCCGCGGGCGCCGGCTGGAGCGGCGGCCGAGGTGCTGGCCCTCGCCGCCGTTCGCGGAACCCTCTTCGGCCACGCCCTCGGCCTGGAACATCATCAGCACGATGCCGGCCGATCTCTCCGCCGCGTCGTCGTCGCCCGTTCTGCGCAGGCGCTCGGCGCTCTCCGCCTCGATCTTCTCGATCGTGGCGAGCGTCTTGGCCATCTCGCCGGCGAGCTCCTTCCAGCCCTGCTCGTCGAGCTGTATGACGCTGCGGCTGAGGTGCGCGTCCGCGTTGTCGAAGCCGCCCTTCGCGGCGGCAGCGTTGACGTAGCCGGAGACCTGCTCCAGCGACGCGCCGACCATCGCGCGCTTGACGATCGCCGGCGTCTCCGCCCAGCCCTCGTCAGAGACCTTCGGCCGCGCCTTGGCCCGGTAGTGGTGCTCTATCGCGCCACGCCGCGGAGTCCGCTTGACCAGCTCCAGGAAGCCGAGCGCGTGGAGGCGCCGGACGTGGTAGCTCATCACGCCGAGCGACACGCCGAGCAGCTCCGACAGCTCGTTCGGGCTGGCCAGCTCGCGATCCTCGAGGATCGCGAGGATGCGGATCCGCAACGGATGCGCGAGTGCCTTGATCAGGCGTGGATCGGTGATGTCGCTGTATGGCTTCATCGGCTCGTCTCGAGTTCTCTCCGCAGGCGACCCCGCAGCCGGTGGAGTCGGACCTTGACGGTTCCCTCCGGGATTCCGAGCATGCGCGCCACCTCAGGTTGGCTCAAATCTCTCAGATAGCGTAGAGCAAGCAACCTCTGATCATCAATGGAGAAGCGTTTGACCACTTGGTCGACCTGCAAGCGGAGGAGCAGGTCCTCGCGCTCCTCCTCCGCCTCCTCGTCGGGCACGCCCGCAAGCAGCGTCTGGTCGTCGAGCAGTTCGCGCTGCGCGCGGATTCTGCGGCGGTCGAGCAGCCGCAGCGCCTCGTTGCGCGCGATCTGGCGCATCCACGGCATCTGGTCCTCGCCGGCGCACGAGTCGCGCCGACGCCACGCGCGCATCAGCGCCTCCTGCACGACGTCGTCGATGTCGTGCGACGCCAGCAGGTAGCGACGGGCTTCCCGCGTCGCCGCGGCCCGCATCCGTTCCCAATCCCACGCTCCCGGCTGGGGCACGCGGGACTCCGCGATCGCTCCGGCCACATGGCAAATATCGAGGTTTCGTCAAAGTTGGCGAAGTATGTGAAACGGTTGTGAGCGTTCGGCGGGTCTTGGTAGTCATGAGGACGACCTCGACTCCCCCCGCAGCGCTCGTCGCCTACGAGCGGCTGGCCGCGGTCTACGACCGTTTCACCGACTCCTACGACCACGACGGCTGGGTCGGACGGCTCGAACGGCTGGCGCGCGAGCACGGCCTTCGCGGCCGCCGCGCGCTCGACGTCGCGTGCGGCACCGGCAAGAGCTTCGCCCCGCTCGTGCGGCGCGGATACGACGTCTGGGCGTGCGACCTGTCGCCCGCGATGGTCGATCAGGCGCGCCGCTCGAAGGCGCTCCCGGCCGACCGCATCGAGATAGCGGACATGCGCCAGCTTTCCTACACTGGCACCTTCTCGCTCGTCAGCTGCCTCGACGACGCCGTCAACTACCTGCTCGACGAGGACGATCTCGCCGCCGCGTTCGCGAGCGTCGCGCGCGTGCTCGCGCCA encodes:
- a CDS encoding tetraprenyl-beta-curcumene synthase family protein, producing the protein MSREVQRWRTRADAIPDAALRSAALDALDHKRGHTDGAALFWTLPVQRHPRLLQLLVAYELIWDFLDNLSEQRATVDPTDDRQLFLAIADALDPARPISDYYLHHPSRDDGGYLVALVNACREHCRALPAFETVRPLLAKEGMRASVLGINHDPDPERRDAALRAWVAREFPGEHELCWYELTAAASTSLMTHALLALAAEPGITTEDAEATYAAYFPWLGLAGTMLDSYVDEADDLQAGAHSYIAHYPDRELATSRLCESIDRSARDVLALPHGERHAVLLSCMIALYLSKDSARVTALQPTTRQIARAGGSLPKLLLPVLRIWRLCNSQSSAT
- a CDS encoding RNA polymerase sigma factor; the protein is MAGAIAESRVPQPGAWDWERMRAAATREARRYLLASHDIDDVVQEALMRAWRRRDSCAGEDQMPWMRQIARNEALRLLDRRRIRAQRELLDDQTLLAGVPDEEAEEEREDLLLRLQVDQVVKRFSIDDQRLLALRYLRDLSQPEVARMLGIPEGTVKVRLHRLRGRLRRELETSR
- a CDS encoding ABC transporter permease; this translates as MKLSNVAALYGARLRARAGQELLAFLGIAVGVSLLLAALVANTSLTASFQRMTDGIVGDARLQMTARGEGFDDRLLQEVQRLPGVKLAAAVLEVRAEVHGGGRRRSVLLIGATPEFAQLRGRLTHRFSSAYLARVQAIGLPSALAEGLNLALGQQVQLDIGGRQVTAPLGAKLQASDVGAIVESPVGLAPLEFTQQLSGREGLITRISVVPHAGRDAEVDRELKRLAAGRANVRPANFDGALFKQASLPTNQSTAMFSVFGAMVGFLFAFSAVLLTVPQRRRLVADLHIEGYGPGTAIKVLLFDAVVLGVTASAFGVLVGEQISRHLFDETPSFLSLAFTFGTTRVVTPTNVAFAVAGGVIASCLAVFGPTATSVVRRGGSADGSATATSLRARTPWLLTGGGVALATAVLIAISAPSSAAIGIAGLAILAGAMLLLLSPLLQGLTDCLDRMLRNFRGVVPFLAISDLRDPSTHVRSLAVLATGAIAVFGSVALQGAHADLLRGLDRTSTEMTRTGDVWIVARGRANLLVTVPFRPPAIGPVEGIDRIEEYRGGFLDLGNRRVWVVGTPAASRSPIGPEQILRGDLDLATRRIRAGGWAVVSESIARDRGVEVGDPITLPSSVPTTLRVAALSTNMGWPPGAIVINADDYARAWGDRDVSALHAMLAPGTSSAAGERALQKALGPESSLVTVTAADRERALNSSSRQGLTRLSQIAALVLVSAVIAMAAAMAGMIWQRRRFLAAMKVEGYGASELWGSLVLEAAILIGAGCVVGAIFGLIGQRLLSRALTSVTGFPVTYSTAAGAALVSCLAVTGAALAIVAYFGHRASRVAPESGLAE
- a CDS encoding PQQ-dependent sugar dehydrogenase, which translates into the protein MNRSRIARVAAVTLALAPFGAGTAVAARRPQGPPPPPKAANGAKVVTLAQGVPTPTQFAFGRGATFVAAAGAEDGSAPGGVYLLRGGRATPIKGMPRMAFGAAWSKGTLYVSSGPSIVAASGWNGKKFASTKTVFTGPKGFPGFNGIAIGPDGLIYAGVTMTERGDSRKVDAPYAQSIVALTTAGKDLQSYATGLRQPWMLTFAPGQSAPLATALGQENLGRRQPPDYVIKAEQGQDYGFPSCNWSKPDACAGFAEPLSLLPAHSSPMGIGVIGAKIYLALFTGTGRGPQVVSVPLAGGSKTTPLLNGFAAPVVALGTHGGNVYAGDVTGAIYRVKG
- a CDS encoding class I SAM-dependent DNA methyltransferase — protein: MRTTSTPPAALVAYERLAAVYDRFTDSYDHDGWVGRLERLAREHGLRGRRALDVACGTGKSFAPLVRRGYDVWACDLSPAMVDQARRSKALPADRIEIADMRQLSYTGTFSLVSCLDDAVNYLLDEDDLAAAFASVARVLAPDGVYVFDANSLSTYREGFSTRATFERPLADAIWRGETTGPIVPGSLCAASIELGGGGAAVSRHVQRHHPEPTIRHALASAGLACRAVLGQSTGGVLHEDADEETHTKLVYVAGRAA
- a CDS encoding MYG1 family protein; the encoded protein is MRVATHSGSFHADDVFAIAALSLLDDAAPLEVVRTRDPQLLAAADVRVDVGQRDDPAGGDFDHHQRGGAGERPNGIRYASFGLVWREHGARICGGDEIAERIDQVLVQGVDANDTGQTISRSLVDGVAPFTVSHAIAALNPNWDDAPTAADKRQAFDAAVELAAGILRREIAAATSQARAAALVRSAIARAEDPRLIELDRGMPWHRELIPGAPDALFVLYPREDDWGLQAVPRQLGEFANRKDLPESWAGLSDAELAAATGVADARFCHIGRFIAVAGSREGALALARQALDAPGTNV
- a CDS encoding winged helix-turn-helix domain-containing protein; the encoded protein is MKPYSDITDPRLIKALAHPLRIRILAILEDRELASPNELSELLGVSLGVMSYHVRRLHALGFLELVKRTPRRGAIEHHYRAKARPKVSDEGWAETPAIVKRAMVGASLEQVSGYVNAAAAKGGFDNADAHLSRSVIQLDEQGWKELAGEMAKTLATIEKIEAESAERLRRTGDDDAAERSAGIVLMMFQAEGVAEEGSANGGEGQHLGRRSSRRPRPLHAAGVELD